The Nocardia sp. NBC_01329 sequence CTTGCGCGGATTGTGCGCCGACATCCGGCCGCGCGTGCGATGCGCGACCCCGGCGGTGTCGTAGGTACCCAGAGCGGTGGTCAGGATGGGTAATCGCGGTTTCAGTCCTGTGATGAGTCGCGCGACCGCCGGATGCGGAAGCAACCCGCCGTTCATGATGATCCCGGCCAGCGACGGGAAACTTTCCGCCTCATGGGCATTCGCCACACTCAGCAGCACATCGGAACGATCGCCCGGCGCGATCACCACCGCCCCGTCGTACAGCCGTTCCAGAATGTGCTCAGCGGTCATCCCGCCCACCATCACGCCCAGCGCCTCCCGGTGCAGCAGTTCTGGATCGCCGCTGTACATATCGCCGTCCAGGGCCTCGCACAACTCCGCCATAGTGGGTGCGATCAGCAACGGCACCTCGGGCAGACTCCACGACGGCACCCCGAACGGTACGAGCGCTTCCCGCACCGTATCGAGTTCCCCCGGCGCACAGCGATTGGCGATGATCGCCGCGAGCTGCGCGTGCTCGGACTTCAACTCCGCCGTGCACAACTCCACCAGCTGCTCGACCTCGGCGACCGACCGCTGCGCCCCCCGCACCACCAGCAGCACCGGCGCCCCCAGGTTCACCGCGATCCGGGCATTGAACCGCAACTCACTGGGACTGGCCACATCGGTGTAATCGCTGCCCACGACCACCACGGCATCGCAGACGGCCGCCACGTCGTGGTACCGCTCCACGATCTCGGAAATCGCAGAATCCGGGTCGGCGTGCACCTGCTCATAGCCGACCCCCACCGCCTGCTGATACTCGATATCGACGGTGCTGTGTTCGAGCAGCAGTTCGAGAATGTAGTCGGGTTCGGTGGCCGACCGGGTGATCGGCCGGAACACCCCCACCCGCGCGGTGGTCGCACACAACATCTGCAGTACGCCGAGCGCCACGGTCGATTTCCCGGTATCGCCCTCCGGGGACGCGATGTACACACTGGACGCAGCTACCTCGGCCATGGCAAGAGCCTAGCTGTGTTCATCTGCCGTGAACGGTCGGCTGACCTGTGCCCTTCCGCACTCTCACCCTCGTGCGGCTGGGCAGGCGGTGTGGCTGTCAGCGCTCGATGATTGCCTGCCGTGGTCGCAATGGTTGCTGTATCAGCGGGTGGACCGGGCCCGCGAACTGCTCGAGGTCACCGATCTGGCGATCACCGAAGTCGCGCGCCGATCCGGGCTGGGGACGGCGGAATCGCTGCGCCTGCACCTCGTGCGCCGACACGGGTTGACCCCGCGGGCCTATCGGGCGGCGTTCACCCGGCTCTGAGCCGATCCGGGTGAACGCCGCGGCGCACGGGATACCGGCCCGGGCCGCCTCAACCCAGTGTGCGCAGGCGCGGCGCGAGGTCGCGCTGGAACAGGTCCAGGAACCGGCGTTGATCGTGCCCGGGGGCATGGAACACCAGGTGGTTCAATCCCGCGTCGATATACGGCTCGATCTGCTCGATTGCCTGGTCCGGGTCGCTGGCGACGATCCAGCGTTTGGCGATCTGCTCGATGGGCAGCGCGTCGGCCGCTTCCTCCATCTCGATCGGATCGGTAATGCTGTGCTTCTGCTCGGCGGTGAGTGAGAGCGGGGCCCAGAAGCGGGTGTTCTCCAGTGCCAGTTCG is a genomic window containing:
- a CDS encoding helix-turn-helix domain-containing protein, whose translation is MWLSALDDCLPWSQWLLYQRVDRARELLEVTDLAITEVARRSGLGTAESLRLHLVRRHGLTPRAYRAAFTRL